The proteins below are encoded in one region of Anguilla anguilla isolate fAngAng1 chromosome 3, fAngAng1.pri, whole genome shotgun sequence:
- the LOC118223120 gene encoding A-kinase anchor protein 11-like isoform X1, which yields MDACARIRGVPLKTRASIRKETVQESSTLSLKNLVKSRKQLCNVVLDLPIRETVSVTEIHFVCLPSHSLGDSATLQAVAAAPGDVIELLRSLHVPSLRDEELLLLKDSKNLLEKKDSSSQNGWLKAICILRFSHTPQNSVNTTLGLLARYTAGVKYAIELQSVQKAAPDTCQSEDDDTNQSVSSIEDDFVTAFEHLEEDETTDYPSSGPYCQHNRRDVASQTVPSHRKDKSGSRVIIRSLSKKASAKKTTPPEVSVSVQSSAVGWSTGSGSQWSFYTPSSPEKGRLTSTSLTESDESNCSSPSPIIFLDEVGYQKSLRAKLDIPKIPVLKDGVEDSDSEVSEFFDSFDQFDDLEQVLENSSKAKLHKDITPTGQTQKKKLSEDRGSKYVSRGSSAKAMNPQKFDHPVLPANIRKPTPLKPGLASGTHSEVPDSPRQVRASGEENGALFSPVRSSAFSPLGEGGSLECFWKADGDTTELRKPQDLCALYKTYSDFASSMSKEILASVCGYSSPVDMNINKNLSCVCHKEFQNVSGHLMKLSDIQETVTISKSQKSQTLTDGIQKFATDLVERSLGSAFRDLQKGVSSCTTTLCHLAARLTSSVFQMAFHEIGMRRAYVLKERAVNGLAGFLVGEAMSEALKEFCIVRKQIFNNTVAQFAADLAEELVFEGIMEVCQFSYPSTPSTSCDWSFEQEEEVVSSYASDLSESVLQEAFIELSQAEVTFTTQAAISVSLDNIHYVSAEDSNPSTMTCDAATNYLELPGTSELAGAPENRCTMRKALYCMSGVASCVPVPVAGKGISQFQNPADVCHFKSSVSHTSQTSPKKSNCSELGVVTTSALDKSTATQTDLLLATAQGNRENGEMRANDEETVFANDENVYEATSSRKSNFQNFSGNMVDLIVNEAYDLMATSKVKKTVGDCAGYLSKKIGSCMPSSRQVESQDLVNEDIVKSATTHTAVQGNTDTSAPGNERLLSDNVEKVDLRTVLEKNTSGVYVMLDEHSSVSDKLTDAAYLQEKDSVTDQSSHFPSQPSCNKDARENVWQLRDAALETRPSSVKDTLEVPDIQMAGRGDRKTVPEEALSSTGRKWSGTPGTPPSTPLQQPPPMSQEKQIKQFSKKLKGKLAKEFSPATPPSTPQYQPPAGPLEAGADSEKKDFMLKLMRSLSEEACRNEDEEYGRDGRGQSRIRAGDCRPEQNLPVESDCKIMQKGALRYAERLAFHIVSMATEMDTLGLEEGGKLNDKEGKANLPVHSARFSQETLNSLWTYAGEIAGEVINDVKKMMTTSTQHGRKAWKGSQDDSAESHSQVDHRECRLNNIADQWSSDLVTSVLNLQGSGSSGLSSKFPSCESVTDEYAGYLIRVLKREGGNRELILDQYASRLAYRSIKSGLAHATRKLKQKSSPRLQSFKRFHHDGTSEVWRRPALETPFTDTQADQCTCQKARDVSSGEYIELVNFAESLAYNITCDVTRKLRLSSVRMPKSLTDSCLYKKAKPGDVPDRLIKTSCSCSFLPYMEKYKQYHSTGSLNDGTYSDSVVQVIERYARKIVDDTLEVTLATAGHPVLEDRIRMSRNLYAERACRYCTVRERPFLSSVGRHYFQEVHRKRGRGCEVSTVSCCSQARSCSLEIPKIHIDLDKREVFAEEVVSSAIEKAKRELSSTSLNADSGIGHDGASFAESLTTDIMASAISNICRAVSVSPPGRERTNTSESAVSQQLSAGEDSIGSWSNLSFEDEHPDESSSFLHLSDSNGNSSSWSSLGLEGEVCEDPLSLSPSDSNGTEDKELEAKAHLDGPPRVETRPLHPERGLLVVTTHLEEPAPDPQVSVVLQWIAASLSNLPLMQLGQSPDKELQLLPAVLQKVKEKEWRVGELLQALLRYCEEVEPGVEPDRHGGQPFFQWLLEQA from the exons ATGGACGCCTGTGCCCGAATCAGAGGGGTCCCACTGAAGACACGTGCCTCCATTAGGAAAGAG ACCGTCCAGGAGAGCTCCACACTCAGTCTGAAGAACCTTGTGAAGAGCAGAAAACAGCTGTGTAATGTGGTGCTGGACCTGCCGATCAGAGAGACGGTGTCTGTAACTGAG attcattttgtgtgtttacccAGTCATTCTCTTGGAGACAGTGCCACACTACAG GCTGTGGCAGCTGCCCCAGGTGATGTGATTGAGCTGCTCAGATCACTACATGTCCCCAGCCTGAGAGACgaagagctgctgctgctcaaaGACTCTAAGAATCTCCTGGAGAAAAAAGACAGTAGTTCACAG AATGGTTGGTTGAAAGCCATCTGTATACTGCGGTTCTCCCACACTCCTCAGAATAGTGTCAACACTACACTGGGTCTACTGGCCAGGTACACTGCCGGTGTGAAGTACGCCATAGAGCTGCAGTCTGTACAGAAGGCTGCACCTGACACCTGCCAATCCGAAGACGATGATACCAACCAGTCGGTCTCCTCCATCGAGGATGACTTTGTCACTGCTTTTGAGCACTTGGAGGAAGATGAGACCACAGATTACCCAT CTTCTGGTCCCTACTGTCAACATAACCGGCGTGACGTGGCCTCTCAGACTGTCCCCTCCCACCGCAAAGACAAGTCGGGTTCACGGGTCATCATCCGCTCTCTCTCCAAGAAGGCCTCAGCCAAAAAGACAACCCCTCCTGAAGTATCGGTTTCTGTACAGAGCTCGGCAGTAGGATGGTCCACAGGTTCAGGGAGCCAGTGGAGCTTCTACACACCAAGCAGTCCTGAGAAAGGCCGTctcacctccacctcccttACGGAGTCTGACGAGTCCAATTGCTCGAGTCCTAGCCCCATTATCTTCTTGGATGAAGTAGGTTATCAAAAAAGTCTGAGAGCAAAGCTCGACATTCCTAAAATCCCTGTCCTCAAGGATGGGGTAGAAGACTCGGATTCAGAAGTGAGTGAGTTTTTCGATAGTTTTGACCAGTTTGATGACCTGGAACAAGTTCTGGAGAACTCCTCCAAGGCTAAGTTGCACAAGGATATAACGCCTACTGGCCAGACGCAGAAAAAGAAGCTTTCAGAGGACCGAGGCTCAAAATATGTATCCAGAGGCAGTTCAGCTAAAGCTATGAATCCACAGAAATTTGACCATCCAGTCCTCCCCGCCAACATAAGGAAACCCACTCCACTAAAACCAGGATTGGCAAGCGGTACCCACTCTGAAGTCCCTGATTCCCCGCGGCAAGTGCGAGCCTCTGGTGAGGAGAATGGAGCTCTCTTCAGTCCGGTCAGATCGTCTGCTTTTAGCCCTCTAGGAGAGGGTGGTTCTTTGGAGTGTTTTTGGAAGGCAGATGGAGATACCACGGAACTGCGCAAGCCTCAGGACCTCTGTGCGCTGTATAAGACGTATTCGGATTTTGCAAGCAGTATGTCGAAGGAAATCCTTGCCTCAGTCTGTGGGTACTCATCGCCTGTTGACATGAACATCAACAAGAACCTGAGTTGCGTTTGTCATAAAGAATTTCAGAACGTCAGTGGCCACCTCATGAAACTTTCTGACATACAGGAGACAGTTACGATATCCAAATCACAGAAATCGCAAACTCTGACAGATGGAATACAGAAGTTTGCTACGGACTTGGTGGAAAGGAGCCTAGGGAGTGCCTTCCGAGATCTACAGAAAGGGGTGTCCTCTTGCACTACTACACTTTGCCATCTAGCTGCAAGGTTAACTTCCTCAGTGTTTCAAATGGCCTTTCATGAGATAGGCATGAGACGTGCATATGTTTTAAAAGAACGTGCAGTAAATGGTTTAGCTGGCTTCTTAGTCGGGGAAGCCATGTCTGAGGCACTGAAAGAGTTCTGCATTGTGAGGAAGCAAATCTTCAACAACACTGTTGCCCAGTTTGCGGCAGACCTTGCAGAGGAGCTGGTCTTCGAAGGGATCATGGAGGTCTGCCAGTTCTCATACCCGTCCACACCCTCGACTTCATGTGACTGGTCTTTTGAGCAAGAGGAAGAGGTTGTTTCATCGTATGCCTCGGACCTCTCAGAATCTGTACTCCAGGAGGCATTCATTGAGCTGTCTCAAGCGGAGGTTACCTTCACAACACAGGCGGCCATTAGCGTGTCTCTGGACAACATACATTATGTCAGCGCTGAGGATTCCAATCCGTCTACAATGACATGTGATGCTGCTACAAATTACTTGGAATTGCCAGGCACATCTGAACTGGCTGGTGCACCGGAAAACCGGTGCACCATGAGAAAAGCTTTGTACTGCATGTCTGGAGTTGCCAGTTGTgtgccagtacctgtggcagggAAAGGCATTTCCCAGTTTCAGAATCCAGCAgatgtttgtcattttaaatccagTGTTAGCCACACCTCACAAACTAGTCCCAAGAAAAGCAACTGCTCTGAACTGGGAGTAGTGACAACATCAGCACTGGACAAATCCACAGCAACTCAGACAGACTTGCTGCTGGCCACTGCGCAAGGCAATAGGGAAAATGGTGAAATGCGTGCCAATGATGAAGAAACAGTCTTTGCTAACGATGAGAATGTTTATGAAGCTACATCATCCAGGAAGAGTAATTTTCAGAACTTCTCTGGAAACATGGTTGACTTGATTGTGAATGAAGCATATGACCTCATGGCCACTTCCAAAGTGAAGAAGACAGTGGGGGACTGTGCTGGCTATTTGAGCAAGAAAATAGGAAGTTGCATGCCCTCATCACGGCAGGTTGAGTCTCAGGATCTCGTCAATGAAGATATAGTGAAGTCTGCCACCACGCATACAGCTGTACAAGGGAATACTGACACCTCAGCCCCCGGAAATGAACGTCTTCTAAGTGACAATGTAGAGAAAGTGGATCTAAGGACAGTACTTGAGAAGAATACTTCTGGTGTATACGTTATGCTGGATGAACACAGTTCAGTATCAGACAAGCTAACAGATGCTGCCTACCTGCAGGAGAAAGATAGTGTTACTGATCAGAGCTCCCACTTTCCCTCACAACCTTCCTGTAATAAAGATGCTCGTGAGAATGTATGGCAGTTAAGAGATGCAGCGCTTGAGACGCGTCCTTCATCAGTGAAGGATACTTTGGAAGTGCCAGATATCCAAATGGCAGGGCGAGGTGACAGGAAAACGGTTCCAGAAGAGGCACTCAGTAGCACCGGGAGAAAATGGAGTGGAACTCCAGGCACTCCTCCATCCACCCCACTGCAGCAGCCTCCGCCTATGTCTCAGGAGAAACAAATCAAGCAGTTCTCAAAGAAGCTGAAAGGGAAGCTTGCAAAGGAATTTTCTCCAGCTACGCCGCCATCTACCCCACAGTACCAACCTCCCGCTGGACCCCTTGAAGCTGGAGCTGACTCGGAGAAGAAAGACTTCATGCTGAAGCTTATGAGGTCCCTTTCAGAGGAAGCATGTAGGAATGAGGATGAGGAATACGGAAGAGATGGTAGGGGCCAATCCAGAATTCGGGCTGGAGACTGCCGGCCGGAGCAAAACCTTCCTGTAGAAAGCGACTGTAAAATCATGCAGAAGGGAGCTCTCCGGTATGCAGAGCGCCTTGCTTTCCACATTGTTTCTATGGCTACTGAAATGGACACCTTGGGTTTGGAAGAAGGGGGGAAGTTGAATGACAAAGAAGGTAAAGCCAACCTCCCTGTGCACAGTGCTCGGTTTTCACAAGAAACCTTAAATTCTTTATGGACCTATGCCGGGGAAATAGCAGGGGAGGTCATCAATGATGTAAAGAAGATGATGACGACTTCTACTCAGCATGGACGCAAAGCCTGGAAGGGTAGCCAAGATGACTCTGCTGAAAGTCACTCACAGGTGGACCACAGAGAATGTAGATTAAATAACATAGCTGACCAGTGGTCCAGCGATCTTGTCACTTCAGTTCTCAACCTCCAGGGTTCCGGGTCAAGTGGGCTGTCATCCAAGTTCCCTAGTTGTGAAAGTGTGACCGATGAATATGCCGGGTACCTCATCAGGGTTCTGAAGAGGGAAGGGGGCAACAGGGAGCTCATTTTGGATCAGTACGCCAGCCGACTTGCTTATAGATCTATTAAGTCAGGACTAGCACACGCCACAAGGAAGCTCAAGCAGAAGTCCAGCCCGAGGCTTCAGTCTTTCAAGAGATTTCATCATGACGGCACCAGTGAGGTCTGGAGAAGACCAGCTCTGGAGACACcctttacagacacacaggctgaCCAGTGTACATGTCAGAAGGCCAGAGATGTAAGCAGTGGGGAATATATTGAACTTGTTAACTTTGCAGAGTCTTTGGCTTACAACATCACATGTGATGTGACAAGAAAGCTCAGACTGTCCTCTGTTCGTATGCCCAAATCGCTAACTGATTCCTGCCTGTACAAAAAGGCCAAGCCAGGAGATGTGCCAGATAGGCTTATCAAAACCTCATGTTCATGTTCCTTCCTGCCTTATATGGAGAAATACAAACAATATCACAGCACCGGCAGTTTGAATGATGGGACTTATAGTGATAGTGTCGTGCAAGTCATTGAACGCTATGCCAGGAAGATTGTTGACGATACTTTAGAGGTGACACTGGCAACGGCAGGCCATCCTGTTTTAGAGGACAGGATAAGGATGAGCAGAAATTTGTACGCCGAAAGAGCCTGTCGCTACTGTACTGTCAGGGAGCGTCCGTTTTTAAGCAGCGTGGGCCGGCATTACTTCCAGGAAGTTCACAGGAAAAGAGGGCGGGGCTGTGAAGTGTCAACTGTAAGCTGCTGTAGCCAGGCAAGGTCTTGCAGTCTTGAAATTCCAAAGATTCACATTGACTTGGATAAGAGGGAGGTGTTTGCCGAAGAAGTGGTGTCCTCTGCGATTGAGAAAGCGAAGAGGGAGCTGAGCAGCACTAGCCTGAATGCGGACAGTGGGATTGGGCATGATGGCGCAAGCTTTGCTGAGAGCCTAACCACAGATATAATGGCATCTGCTATATCGAACATTTGCCGGGCCGTCAGCGTCAG CCCGCCTGGGAGGGAGCGGACAAACACGTCCGAGTCTGCGGTGAGCCAGCAGCTGAGCGCAGGGGAGGACAGCATCGGCAGCTGGTCCAACCTGAGCTTTGAGGACGAGCACCCGGATGAAAGCAGCAGCTTTTTACATCTGAGCGACAG TAATGGGAACAGCAGTAGCTGGAGCAGTCTGGGGTTAGAGGGGGAGGTTTGTGAGGATCCCTTATCACTCTCCCCATCTGACAG CAATGGCACAGAGGACAAAGAGCTGGAGGCCAAGGCGCACCTAGATG GGCCTCCCCGTGTGGAGACCAGACCCCTCCACCCAGAGCGAGGGCTGCTGGTGGTCACTACACACCTGGAGGAACCGGCCCCAGACCCACAGGTGAGCGTGGTACTGCAGTGGATCGCAGCCTCCCTGTCCAACCTTCCCTTGATGCAGCTGGGCCAGTCACCTGACAAGGAGCTTCAGCTG CTACCGGCTGTGCTTCAGAAGGTGAAGGAGAAGgagtggagggtgggggagcTCCTGCAGGCCCTCCTCCGGTACTGCGAGGAGGTGGAACCGGGCGTGGAGCCAGACCGGCACGGTGGGCAGCCCTTCTTCCAGTGGCTGCTGGAGCAAGCGTAG